From Bermanella sp. WJH001:
CAACCACAGCACCCACTGAAAACTTAAACTGAAAGCGAGCCGCTACATAAATCATAACAACCGCAAGCGCTAACAATAGTGCCAAGCCGCCTTCGTCGCGTAACTCTTCACCTACTTGGGAGCCTACAAATTCAGCTCGACGCAAAACCACATCTTCTTCAGATGCATTTTGCAATACCAACAGCACTTCATCACCCAAGTTTGCACGGTACGCTTCTTTCATGCGTACCAGCACGTCTTCTTCACTACCAAAGTGCTGCACCGTCACATCTTCGTAGCCATTTACTTCAAGGGTTTTACGAATGTCATTTACATTGGCACTGGTTTCATAGGCTACTTCAATTAAAGTACCACCCGTGAAATCTAAACCTAATTTTAAACCTTGAAAAATCAGCGAGCCGATTGAGGTTAAAATTAAAACAATCGATAGGGCTGCTGCAATTTTACGCATGCCCATGAAGTTCATATCTTTAATTTCACTCATGGTTAAACGCCCCCAATAGATAATTTTTCAACACGACGACCACCATAAATCATATTGATCATGGCACGAGTTAAAACAATGGCCGTAAACATTGAGGTGATAATACCGATGCTTAAAGTCACAGCAAAACCTTTAACTGGGCCCGTACCCACGGCAAACAAAATCACAGCCACAATTAATGTAGTGATGTTGGCATCTAAAATGGTTAAAAAGGCTTTGTCATAACCACTATGAATAGCTTGTTGCGGATTTAAACCCGCTTTTAATTCTTCGCGTATGCGCGCAAATATGAGCACGTTTGCATCCACCGCCATACCAACGGTTAATACGATACCGGCAATACCAGGCAAAGTTAACGTGGCACCAATCACCGACATAACCGCCAGCAATAAAGTTAAGTTAAATGCCAATGCGATGTTGGCAACCAAACCAAAGGTACGGTAGTAAACCAACATAAAGATCAGCACCATGGCTAAACCAATTTGCACACTGTTGACACCTAGTTGAATGTTTTCTTTACCTAGGCTTGGGCCCACTGTGCGCTCTTCAACAAAGTACATCGGCGCGGCCAGTGCACCTGCACGAAGTAGTAACGCAAGTTCAGATGCTTCTGGACCTTCTAAACCGGTCACTTGGAACTTGCTGCCAAACACACCTTGAATGGTGGCAAGTGAAATGATTTTTTTCTCGACGTATTTGTCTTCAACCGCCACTTCTTCGCCGTCTTGATTTTCATAACGGGTACGTACTTTGTGCTCAACAAATAATACCGCCATGCGACGCTTTAAAGATTTTTTGGTCACTTGGCCCATCATGGCACCACCGGTTCCGTCTAGGGTAATTTCAACCATTGGCTGACCATTTTGGTCAAAGCTTGGTTTGGCATCTGAAACGTTATCACCGGTTACGATGATGGCTTTTTCTAAACGAGCACTGCGGCCACGGGTAGGATCTTTGAAGGAATACTCTTCGGTACTGAAGCGGCTGGCACTTGAAAGGGCTTCTAAACGAAACTCAAGGTTAGCGGCTTTACCCAAGGTTTTTTTCGCAGCGGCTGTATCTTGTACACCCGGCAGCTCGATTACGATACGGTTACGACCTTGACGCTGTACCAATGGCTCTGCCACACCTAATTCGTTCACACGATTACGTATAGTGGTTAAGTTTTGTTTTAGAGCGTAGTCTTCAAATTCTTTAATTTTGGCTGCGGTTAATTGCAGCTCTAACCAAAAACCATCTTCTTTGTCTTGGGTTTTGGTTAAAAATTCTGGGTACTCACGACGTACAAAGTTTTCAGCTTCATCACGCACGTCTTCTTTACTGAATTTCACATCAATGCGGTGCTCATCACCGGCGATAACACGCTTATAACGTAATTTTTGCTCACGGAAATTACGCTTCAACATATCACGGTAGCCTGTGACACGCTGATTTAGGAACTCTTCCATGTCCACTTCCATTAAGAAGTGCACACCACCACTTAAATCAAGACCCAATGTCATAGGGCCTGCACCCATGTCCATTAACCATTGTGGCGTGGTTGGTGCTAAGTTCAAGGCCACAATAAAGTTATCACCAAGCTCACGCTGGATCACACCTTTGGCTTGTAGCTGTAGATCAGGATCTTCAATGCGGATAAGGGCTGTCTTACTTTCTTGCAGCTCTTCACCAAAATACACAACACCGGCACCATCTAATGCTGATAAGGCTTTGTTTAAGGTGTATTCATCAACCGCATCACCACTTTTAGCGGGTGTAATTTGCACAGCGGCATCAGGTGGATATAAGTTTGGCAGGGAATAAATAACCCCTAAAGCACAAACCATGACGATGAGTAGATATTTCCACAAGGGGTACTTATTGAGCATAAGTCGATTCCTGACAGACCCTGCCTCAATAGTGAGTTGGATCAAATGACATTTATTGTTTTAAGTTTTTGTATGGCTCTTAATGCACACATCCCCGCAACTTGGCGGGGATGATAGACCGTGCGAATAATCAGATTATTCGTTAACAGACTTAATAGTGCCTTTTGGTAGTACCGCAGCAACTGCTTGCTTTTGAACCGGAAGCTCAACACCTTCAGCTACTTTTAAGATGGCAAAATCATCCGTCACTTTTGTTACACGACCAAGGATACCGCCAGACGTTACTACCTCAGAACCTTTTTCTAGAGAAGCCAATAGCGCTTTGTGCTCTTTTGCACGCTTAGATTGTGGACGCCATAGTAGGAAGTAAAAGATTAATACAAAACCGCCCAAGAAGATAAGCTGTTCAATACCGCCACCAGCAGCCGCTGGTGCACCTTCGGCAAATGCCGCGGCTGGTAGAAATGCCGCTAATAGTAGAGTCAATTTAGACATGATGTTTTCCTTACTCGTATCGAGTACTGCTTTTATTAAAATCTAATGCCCCTTAATAAGGGCAAATCTTTTCAATTTAAAGGCAAAGAGACAGATTCCCTTTAACTTTTATAATTCTGTTTGCTTTTTAATCAGCTAATGGCGGTACAGGTTTACCACGCTTAGCGTAAAACTCTTCAACAAAGGCGCTCAATGTACCTTCTTCAAGTGCCTTGCGCAAACCAGCCATGACGGTTTGATAAAAATGCAGGTTATGAATCGTGTTCAAAGTACAACCTTGGATCTCTTTACTTTTATCTAGATGGTGTAAGTAAGCACGGCTGAAGTTCTGACAGGTGTAACAGTCACAGGTTTCATCAATGGGCCCGTGATCGGTTTTATTGGATGCATTACGCAACTTTAATACGCCAGTATCGGTGAATAAATGACCATTACGTGCGTTGCGGGTTGGCATCACGCAGTCAAACATATCCACACCGCGGCGCACACCTTCAACCAAGTCTTCTGGCTTGCCCACACCCATTAAGTAGCGTGGTTTGTTTTCTGGCATTTTGTGCGCGAGATGATCAAGGATACGCACCATGTCTTCTTTAGGCTCACCCACAGATAAACCACCAATGGCATAACCGTCGAACTCAATATCGGTTAAACCCGCAAGACTCACATCGCGCAGGTCTTCGTACATGCCACCTTGGATAATACCAAACAACGCAGACTCGCTGTCACCATGGGCATCTTTTGAGCGCTTGGCCCAGCGTAAGCTCATTTCCATACTGTCTTTGGCTTCTTTATGAGTAGCCGGGTATGGCGTGCACTCATCAAAGATCATCACAATATCACTGCCCAAAGCCGCTTGGATTTCCATGGATTTTTCTGGGGTTAATTCAACTTTATCGCCGTTCACTGGGCTGCGAAACGTCACGCCTTTTTCAGTGATTTTACGCATTTTACCCAAGCTAAATACCTGAAAACCGCCGCTGTCGGTTAGGATGGGCTTATCCCACTGCATGAAGTTATGCAGGCTGCCTGCGCTTTTTACAATGTCGATACCTGGGCGTAACCAAAGATGGAAGGTATTGCCCAAAATGATCTCAGCGCCGGTGTCTTTTACATCACGGGGCAACATGCCTTTTACACTGCCGTATGTGCCCACTGGCATAAACGCTGGGGTTTGAATGTCACCACGAGGGAAACTTAAGGTGCCACGGCGGGCTTTACCGTCCGTCTTTTTTAAATCAAATTTCATAAAGCTCATAACAATTCCTATCAATCGTCAGGCGCCAAACGTCAGACGTGCGACGCAAAGTGCGAATGTTATGCCCTATGTCACCTCGGGCTAGGTTTATTTAAAGTGGAATTACTGTTCCCACAAATCTTTTGCCGCCAAGTTCTTTGTTAAGAACATGGCATCGCCGTAACTAAAGAAACGATATTGGTTTTTTACCGCCTCGTTATAGGCATTTAACACAGGGCCACGACCTGCAAAGGCACTGACCAACATAATCAACGTGGATTCCGGCAAGTGAAAATTGGTCACCAAAGCATCCACGGTTTTAAATTCGAAGCCTGGGAAAATAAAAATTTCGGTTTCACCTGAATAAGGCAAAATTTTACCCGCCGCCAATGCCTCGGCTGTATTGCTGGCACTTTCTAGGCTGCGCACACTGGTGGTACCCACAGCCACTACTCGCTTGCCCGCTGCTTTGGTTTGAGCAATGGCATCACAGGTTTCTTGAGTCACTTCTAACCATTCGCTATGCATTTTGTGGCTGTGTACATCATCCACTTTCACTGGCTGAAAAGTACCGGCCCCTACGTGCAAGGTAACAAAGGCCATGTTCACACCTTTATCTTTTAATGCCGTTAAAAAGGCATCGTCAAAATGCAAACCGGCGGTTGGTGCCGCCACGGCACCGGGCTTTTTGTTGTAAACCGTTTGGTAACGCTCGCGGTCACTTAACTCGTCTTCGCGTTCCATATATGGTGGCAAGGGCATATGACCCACTTGCTCTAACCAATCCACCAAGCTGGTGCCTTGTGGCAACTGAAAACTCAACTCAAACAAGGCATCTTGACGCCCTGTCACTTCAACCGCCAACCCCTCTAAAAGAATCACCGTACCCGGCTTTGGTGCACGGGAGCATTTAATATGACTTAACGCCGTGGTGTCAGAGGTAACACGTTCAATTAACGCCTCTAATTTGCCGCCACTTTCTTTTTGACCAAATAAGCGCGCCGGAATAACACGGGTATTGTTAAATACCATCAGATCGCCAGGCTCAACCAGATCAAGCAAATCCGTAAATTGCTTATGGGCAAGCTGGCCATCTTGTAAGCACAACAGACGACTGCTTGAACGCACAGCCTGTGGATAACGTGCAATCAGCTCATCGGGCAAATCAAAGGTAAAATCACTGGTTTTCATGGACAACACAGAGGAGACAAATAATGGCCGCGAATTATACCTAAGTGACTAAGCCATGACCATTGGGATTCTCACTCTTATCGGGCGCGGGGCACCCTCCTACCCTGCTTTAAGGTTGTATCTCACGGTGAGGTTGCCCCACGACCAAAATTAATACACCCACTAAGCTATAAAATAGGCACGTAAACCATTGACTCATAAACACTTACTGGTATGATGCCTGCCACTTATTTCAGGCTTGCGGGCCACTTCCATAGCGAAGAGAAATAAGTAATTGCTTTACCGGTGTGGTCCAGATCAGAAATGCGTATACACGTATTCCTGAAACTACAAAGGTAAACAGGTAATACAAAGCCTTTAAATATTGTAATGCAGTGCCGGTGTGGTCCAAATCAGAAATGCGTATACACGTATACCTGAGACTATAAAGGTAAGCAGGTAATACAAAGCCTTTAAATATTGTAATGCAGTGCCGGTGTGGTGAAATTGGTATACACGACGGATTCAAAATCCGTTGCCTTCGGGCGTGGCGGTTCAAGTCCGCCCACCGGTACCACGAATTTTAAGAAGCCCCTTTCAGAAATGATGGGGGCTTTTTTTATGTCTGCCCAAACTCAACAGAGACTAATCGTTGAGTACGATCAAGGTTTTTACCGACTCAGACAAAGGTGGGCGGTTGATATATCCAATGGCATAAATATTAGTGGCGATATGCTCAAGCAGCTGCGTTTCCTCATTGACATGATTAAGCGGCAACACACGTCCAGCAAATACAAGTCGAGCCCAATAAGCATCAAACTGACGCACGCGCATGCCCAAGGCTAAGCGAATAAAGCGGGAGCGCAAATCATCACCACCGCCTTCATAAATAGTGGCGTGCTCGCCATTGGTGAACGTTTGGTTTCTGGCTAAATACAGGTCTTGTAATTCATTGCTACTTAAAGACTCAACCGGGTTGTCGCGATGAGTAATGACATAAATTTCGGCTCGGCAAAAACCGGCGAACAAAAGCATGATGAGTGTGGAGATGCTAAACATATTCATAACGTCAAAACACTAAGTTAAGAGCAAAACTGAATACATTAACCGTGGTGCTGTCTACTGCTCGATCATTAGAATGAGCCCACAAGGCAAACTTCCCTTCTGCGATATGGGTATTATCCCACTGGGCTTTAAGGGCCATTTTAGGCACAAAATCCCAGCGAAGCCCCAAGGTATAAGTGTGCTGCTCTATCAAAACACCATTTAAAGTGGCTATTGCTGAATCTCGCAAGAGTTGAAAGCCACT
This genomic window contains:
- the secF gene encoding protein translocase subunit SecF gives rise to the protein MSEIKDMNFMGMRKIAAALSIVLILTSIGSLIFQGLKLGLDFTGGTLIEVAYETSANVNDIRKTLEVNGYEDVTVQHFGSEEDVLVRMKEAYRANLGDEVLLVLQNASEEDVVLRRAEFVGSQVGEELRDEGGLALLLALAVVMIYVAARFQFKFSVGAVVALMHDVIIILGFFSLMQIEFDLTVLAALLAVIGYSLNDTIVVADRIRENFRIIRQMQPIDVINRSLTQTLGRTLVTSLTTLLVLLALLWVGGELIHNFALALTIGVVVGTYSSIYVSANILLYMDISREDLLPPEETEEELDDRP
- the secD gene encoding protein translocase subunit SecD; the protein is MLNKYPLWKYLLIVMVCALGVIYSLPNLYPPDAAVQITPAKSGDAVDEYTLNKALSALDGAGVVYFGEELQESKTALIRIEDPDLQLQAKGVIQRELGDNFIVALNLAPTTPQWLMDMGAGPMTLGLDLSGGVHFLMEVDMEEFLNQRVTGYRDMLKRNFREQKLRYKRVIAGDEHRIDVKFSKEDVRDEAENFVRREYPEFLTKTQDKEDGFWLELQLTAAKIKEFEDYALKQNLTTIRNRVNELGVAEPLVQRQGRNRIVIELPGVQDTAAAKKTLGKAANLEFRLEALSSASRFSTEEYSFKDPTRGRSARLEKAIIVTGDNVSDAKPSFDQNGQPMVEITLDGTGGAMMGQVTKKSLKRRMAVLFVEHKVRTRYENQDGEEVAVEDKYVEKKIISLATIQGVFGSKFQVTGLEGPEASELALLLRAGALAAPMYFVEERTVGPSLGKENIQLGVNSVQIGLAMVLIFMLVYYRTFGLVANIALAFNLTLLLAVMSVIGATLTLPGIAGIVLTVGMAVDANVLIFARIREELKAGLNPQQAIHSGYDKAFLTILDANITTLIVAVILFAVGTGPVKGFAVTLSIGIITSMFTAIVLTRAMINMIYGGRRVEKLSIGGV
- the yajC gene encoding preprotein translocase subunit YajC, which encodes MSKLTLLLAAFLPAAAFAEGAPAAAGGGIEQLIFLGGFVLIFYFLLWRPQSKRAKEHKALLASLEKGSEVVTSGGILGRVTKVTDDFAILKVAEGVELPVQKQAVAAVLPKGTIKSVNE
- the tgt gene encoding tRNA guanosine(34) transglycosylase Tgt — protein: MKFDLKKTDGKARRGTLSFPRGDIQTPAFMPVGTYGSVKGMLPRDVKDTGAEIILGNTFHLWLRPGIDIVKSAGSLHNFMQWDKPILTDSGGFQVFSLGKMRKITEKGVTFRSPVNGDKVELTPEKSMEIQAALGSDIVMIFDECTPYPATHKEAKDSMEMSLRWAKRSKDAHGDSESALFGIIQGGMYEDLRDVSLAGLTDIEFDGYAIGGLSVGEPKEDMVRILDHLAHKMPENKPRYLMGVGKPEDLVEGVRRGVDMFDCVMPTRNARNGHLFTDTGVLKLRNASNKTDHGPIDETCDCYTCQNFSRAYLHHLDKSKEIQGCTLNTIHNLHFYQTVMAGLRKALEEGTLSAFVEEFYAKRGKPVPPLAD
- the queA gene encoding tRNA preQ1(34) S-adenosylmethionine ribosyltransferase-isomerase QueA → MKTSDFTFDLPDELIARYPQAVRSSSRLLCLQDGQLAHKQFTDLLDLVEPGDLMVFNNTRVIPARLFGQKESGGKLEALIERVTSDTTALSHIKCSRAPKPGTVILLEGLAVEVTGRQDALFELSFQLPQGTSLVDWLEQVGHMPLPPYMEREDELSDRERYQTVYNKKPGAVAAPTAGLHFDDAFLTALKDKGVNMAFVTLHVGAGTFQPVKVDDVHSHKMHSEWLEVTQETCDAIAQTKAAGKRVVAVGTTSVRSLESASNTAEALAAGKILPYSGETEIFIFPGFEFKTVDALVTNFHLPESTLIMLVSAFAGRGPVLNAYNEAVKNQYRFFSYGDAMFLTKNLAAKDLWEQ